One Malania oleifera isolate guangnan ecotype guangnan chromosome 9, ASM2987363v1, whole genome shotgun sequence DNA segment encodes these proteins:
- the LOC131164170 gene encoding uncharacterized protein LOC131164170 → MLLQKSLWQQHKGYGITKLSGAAREVSLVDLINIITSSCFPWPLSEREQILMRNVMVIAGRRQINSSKSQFDTSNGARKNICFHAGIVCLYGTISQDTTFSRFSF, encoded by the exons ATGCTGCTTCAAAAGAG CCTTTGGCAACAGCATAAGGGATATGGAATCACCAAACTTTCTGGTGCAGCACGTGAGGTTTCTCTTGTTGATTTAATCAACATCATCACCTCTTCCTGCTTCCCGTGGCCACTTTCGGAGAGAGAACAGATTTTGATGAGAAATGTAATGGTGATTGCAGGAAGGCGACAAATAAACTCTTCTAAGAGTCAATTTGATACAAGCAATGGAGCTCGCAAGAACATTTGTTTCCATGCCGGTATCGTGTGCTTATATGGTACCATCAGCCAAGATACTACTTTTTCTAGGTTCTCCTTTTGA